CTACCGAAGCTGAATGGGAATTTGCGGCATATGGATTGATTGGAAATTCATTCGGTGAAAATGTGTTAGAAGGAAGACAATGGCCTTGGAATGGTCATGCAATGCGTAATCCTGAAGATGCGTATATGGGGGCTATGTTAGCAAACTACAAAAGAGGTAGAGGTGATAACATGGGACTTGCAGGTGCTTTAAATGATAATGCAGATATTACAGCTCCAGTATATCAATATTGGCCAAATGATTATGGACTTTATAACATGGCTGGTAACGTAAATGAGTGGGTGATGGACGTATATCGTGCGGCTACTTCAGAAGATGAGTCTGATTTTAGATCTTTTAGAGGTAATGTTTATAAGAAGATTGCAAGAGATGAAGATGGTTATGTTGCGGAAAAAGATTCTTTAGGTAGAATGATCTATGTGGATGTTGAAGCTGCAGATGCAAAAGATCGTAGAAACTATAGAAGAGCTGATAATATTAATTATCTGGATGGTGATTTTGAATCTCAATATAACGAGTCTGTTTGGAAAGATGCTGAGGTTGAGGGGACAGAAACAAACGGTATGTATGAGTATGGTGTGACATCTTTGGTGACTGACCATTCAAGAGTGTATAAAGGAGGTTCCTGGAAAGACAGAGCGTACTGGTTACACCCAGGTACAAGAAGATTCTTAAATGAGGAATTATCTACTGATCATATTGGATTTAGATGTGCAATGGATCGTTTAGGTTCTCCAACAGGATTAGGATCTAGATAAGAATTAGAAACAAACTTATAAGCCTCGCATTTGCGGGGCTTTTTTTATGGTATAAATTTGGACTTTGATAAATAATAACGCAATGATAGAGGCACTTTATTCAGTTTATTTGGAATGTAAAGTTGTTAATACGGATACAAGAAGTATTGAACAGGGAAGTATGTTTTTTGCTCTTAAAGGGGCAAACTTTGATGGGAATAAATTTGCTGACCAGGCGATTCAATCCGGAGCGAGATATGCAGTTATTGACAATTCAGATTATCACATTGAAGGAAAAACGATTCTGGTTGATGACGTATTAAATGCGCTTCAGGAATTAGCTAAGTATCATAGAAAACAGTTAAATATCCCAGTTATTGCAGTGACCGGTTCTAATGGTAAGACAACTACTAAAGAATTGCTAAATGCGGTTTTATCTAAGAAGTATAATGTTGCTTTTACAAAGGGAAATCTAAACAATCATATTGGAGTTCCTTTAACCTTATTGAGTATTGACTCTAAGCATGAAATGGCTTTGATTGAGATGGGAGATAATCATCCTAAGGAAGTGGAGTTTTTATGTGAAATTGCGTCTCCGGATTATGGCTTCGTAACGAACGTAGGAAAGGATCACTTGGAAGGGTTTGGTTCATTTGAAAGGAATATTGAAGCAAAAAAAGAAGTATTTGATTATTTAAATCAAAATGCCGGAACCATATTTTTAGATTTATCAGATGAACTGGTGGTCAGTATGGTTGAACAAGAAGAGCGGGTAATTACTTATGGGGTGTCTCAGGCATATTCTTCGGTTGATTTTTTAGGTTCTGATCCATTATTAAGATTTAAGGATGAGTTGGGGCAGGAGATTGAAACCAATCTATTCGGTGCGTTTAATTTCAATAATATTAAACTAGCCTATTGTATAGGTAAGTATTTTGAGGTGAAATTAGAAAATATTTCAGAAGCCTTAAAAGATTACCAGCCTGATAATAATCGCTCTCAAGTTCTAAAAACAGACAAAAACACCTTGATCATGGATGCTTACAATGCGAATCCTTCTTCGGTAGAACAAGCGGTAAACAGTTTTTCAGAGATGCAAACTCAACAAGCTAAATGGGTTATTCTGGGTGATATGTATGAGTTAGGTAGTTTTAGTGAAGAGGAGCATGAAAATATGTCTAAACTGGTCGCGGAGAAAAGTTTTGAAGAGGCTTTGTTAGTTGGGGAAAACTACGCGAAAACTCGAGTGAATTCTGATGTGAAGAAATTTGAGAATAAAGAGGATGCTGAAGTGTACATAAAAAAAATCGCCCCCGAAGGAGCGATAATTTTATTAAAAGGTTCCAGAGGTATGCGTCTGGAAACCTTTAAAGAAGTTTTGTAATACTATTCTTTAAGAACAGAACGACTGATTACTATTTTCTGAATTTCAGAAGTCCCCTCATAGATTTGAGTGATTTTTGCATCACGCATCATACGCTCTACATGGTATTCTTTTACGTATCCATAACCACCATGTACCTGAACGGCTTCAACTGTTACTTGCATCGCTACTCTAGAAGCAAATTCTTTGGCCATAGCACCTGCTTTAGTAATCGGTAAATGTTGGTCTTTCAACCATGCAGCCTGAAGACACAATAATCTTGCTGCTTCAATTTCTGTAGCCATATCAGCTAATTTAAAACCTATTGCCTGGTGATCCGCAATTGGTTTACCGAAAGCTGTTCTTGTTTTAGCATATTCAACAGATAACTCGTATGCACCTGATGCAATTCCTAAAGCTTGAGAGGCAATACCAATTCTACCACCTTCCAAAATCATCATGGCGAATTTGAATCCAAATCCTTCATCACCGATTCTATTTTCAACCGGAACTTTACAATCGTTGAATAACAAAGTGTGGGTATCAGAACTACGGATTCCCATTTTGTTTTCTTTAGCACCAACAACGAAACCTTCCATATCTTTTTCAACGATAAAAGCACTAATTCCTTTGTGACCTAACTCTGGATTTGTTTGTGCAATTACGATATAAGTAGAAGCGCTACCGCCATTTGTAATCCAGTTTTTAGTTCCGTTTAAGATGTAGTGATCACCATCTCTAACAGCCATTGTTCTTTGAGACGTTGCGTCAGAACCTGCTTCCGGCTCAGATAAACAGAAAGCTCCAATTTTCTGACCTGAAGCTAAAGGAACCAAATACTTCATTTTTTGTTCCTCTGTTCCGTATTTTTCAAGGCCCCAACAAACCAATGAATTGTTCACAGACATCGCAACTGAGATCGAAGCATCTACTTTTGAGATTTCTTCCATAGCCAAAACATAGGAAACAGTATCCATACCACTACCTCCGTATTTTGGGTCTACCATCATCCCCATAAAACCTAGTTCACCTAACTGACGGATCTCTTCAGCTCCAAATTTTTGGCTTTCATCTCTTTCTAATACTGTTTTAGCCACCACATTCTGTGCGAAATCACGTGCGGCATCTCTTACTGCAATTTGCTCTTCTGTTAATTGAAAATCCATTATTTTGTAATTATAATTTCGTATTTCTGTTTGCTGCGAAAATAAGATTTCTCAATGGATATTTCCTATGAGCTAAATCAACAAATTATTCTATGAAATATAGTGTTATAGGTTTAATGTCAGGAACATCTATGGATGGACTGGATCTGGCGTGGTGTGAGTTTGAATATCAAAATGGAAAATGGGGTTTTGACTTGAAAAAAGCAATAACTCTGGGATATGATGAATATTGGGAGAATAAACTGAGAAATGCACGTGAATTAACTGATGTAGAATTAAATAATCTTGATCTGGAATACGGAGAATGGCTGGCTCATGTGGTTCAAACTTTTATTAGAAAAAATGATATTAAGCAAGTTGATTTTATTGCGAGCCATGGGCATACCATTCATCATCGACCGGAAGAAGGTATTACTGTTCAGATTGGAAACGGGGAAATAATGTCTGAAGAGTTGAATGCTAAGGTGGTCTATGATTTTAGAATTCAGGATGTATTATTAGGAGGTCAGGGAGCTCCGTTAGTCCCGATCGGGGATCAAATGATTTTTTACGAATACGAAAGTTGCTTGAATTTAGGCGGTTTTGCCAATATTTCCTTTGAATGGGAAGGTCAACGAGTTGCGTTTGATATCTGCCCAGTGAATATTGTCATGAATCACTTCGCAAGGAAGCTAGGAAAGAAATATGACAAAGGAGGTGAACTTGCACAAAAAGGGAAATTATTACCTGAAGTATTGTCTCAATTAAATGATCTTGAGTATTATGATACAGGTATACCAAAATCTCTTGGTATTGAATGGGTAGAGAAATTTGTATCACCGATTTTGACTTCACATTATAGAGTTGAAGATGTTTTAAGAACATTTGTGGAGCATATTGTAATTCAAATTGATAAGGTATTAAGACGTTATAATGTAAAGAACCTAATGATCACCGGAGGAGGCGCATTTAACTCCTATTTAATCCAAAAGCTAAAAGAGAAATCGTCAGCTAAAATTACCGTGCCCGAAGATCAAATTGTTGACTTTAAAGAAGCTTTGATTTTTGCCTTTTTGGGCGTCTTAAAAGTAAGGGGAGAGGTGAATGTTTTAAAATCTGTTACCGGAGCAAGTCAAGATCATAGCTCAGGTAAAATTGCAGGATAGGAAAGCTTAAAATTCTGGATTTTTATGGGGGAATATTTTAATATTCCAATGTTAACAAGTATTGTTAAAAATCATTGTTAAATATGGTCGAAAGTTATCTTTGGATTTGTTTAATTAATGTTTTTTTGAAGCTTCATAAAAAATAGATTATAAATAGATAAAAATTTAGTGCTGATATGTATACGTTAATGATTGTAGTATTTGTAATAGGCTATTTACTGATAGCTTTAGAACACAATATTCACATTGATAAAGGCGCTTCTGCTCTGTTAACCGGAGTTTTGGTGTGGACGATATTAATTTTTGGAGCGGATAGTATTTGGGGAATTGATTATGGCTGGAGTGTAGCGGAGTTGTATTCCCATTCTGAAGGCTTTCTAAAAGGATTTACAGAGTATTTGATTGCGGATAAAGATGCGATAATGGCATCGGGAGAAGATGTACACATGATCACTAATCATTTTATTGGTCATGAACTTTCGCATCACGTAATTGATATTGCGGAAATCTTATTTTTCTTATTAGGTGCCATGACTATCGTGGAGGTAATTGATGCACATGATGGTTTTGCCGTAATTACTGATCGTATTAAAACAGCGAATAAGGTAAAGTTGATCTGGGTTCTAAGTATGATCACATTCTTTTTCTCAGCAGCGTTGGATAACTTAACCACAGCGATTGTAATGTCAGCATTGTTAAAGAAATTGATCAAAGACAAAAATGATTTATGGTTGTTTGCTGGAATGATCATTGTGGCTGCAAACGCGGGTGGAGCATGGTCTCCAATTGGTGATGTAACTACGATTATGTTGTGGATTGGTGGAAATATTACCGCAGGACATATTGTGACTGGTATTTTTATTCCATCGATGATTGCGTTAATTGTCCCATTAGTGATTTTAACATTCACATTAAAAGGTGAGGTAGCAAGACCAGAACGATTAGATGGTGATGATGTAAGAATTACAACAGATGGAGAAAGAAATCTGGTATTCACTTTAGGTGTGGGTAGTTTATTATTTGTTCCGGTATATAAAACCATTACACATATGCCTCCATTCATGGGTGTTTTACTTGGGTTAGGCTTGATGTGGACCGTGACAGAAATTATCCATAAACGTAAAAATATTCAAGCGAAATCGAAATTATCAGTAAGTGGTGTAATTAGAAAAGTAGATACACCTTCAGTAATGTTCTTTCTGGGGATTTTATTGGCAGTAGGTGCTTTATCTAGTGCGGGTCAGTTATTGGATTTAGCATCTTGGTTAGAGGTTTCTATGGAAGGAAATATCTATGCCATTAATGTCATTATTGGTTTATTATCTTCAATTGTGGATAATGTGCCATTGGTAGCTGGTGCTATGGGAATGTATGAAGTAGGTCCATTCGAACCTGGGTTGGCATATCCGGTAAATCACCCATTCTGGGAGTTCTTGGCTTATTGTGCTGGAACCGGAGGTAGTGCATTAATCATTGGATCTGCAGCAGGTGTTGCTGTAATGGGAATCTTGAAAATAGATTTTATGTGGTATCTAAAACGTATCAGTTTATTGGCGCTGTCAGGATACCTGGCTGGAGCTTTATTTTATTACCTGGAAAACACATTTTTATAATAGATTGTATTAAAAAACGTTATCAACTCAATTTAATCAAATGATGAATCAAGGATTGTTTTTACAAATTACTACAGCAGCAGAAGGAGCTGATGTAATGCCTCACGAAGAGACTTTATCAATCATGAGTCTACTTTTAGGAGGAGGATGGTATATCATGATTCCTTTAGGGTTTTTATCCATTGTTGCAGTATATATCTTCATTGAAAGATATTTATCTGTGGCAAGAGTAGTTAAAGGGGATACCAGTTTTATGGATCGTGTAAAAGAATCTGTTCTCAAAGGTGAAATTGAAAATGCACGTAGAATTTGCAAAGACGTAGATAATCCATATTCAAGAATGATCGAGAAAGGATTAATGCGTGTAGGTAAACCCATGCCGGATATTAGTTTAGCTATAGAAAATGAAGGTAAGCTCGAAATTACCAAGTTAGAACAATCATTGTCTATGGAAGCAACGATTGCTGGTGCTGCACCAATGATTGGATTCCTGGGAACTGTAATCGGTATGATGGCTGCTTTTCATGAGATGAACACGTCTGGAAATAGTGTGGAGTTGAATCAATTGGCTGGAGGTATTATGCAGGCAATGGTAACCACTGCAGCAGGTTTGGTTATTGGTATTGTGGCATACCTTGGCTACAATATTTTAGTAGGTAGAATTGATAAGGTAGCATATAAAATGGATGAATTATCCGTTCGTTTTATTGATATGTTACAAGAACCAGCATAAGACATGGCAGTAAAAGGAAGAAATAAAGTAAGTCCGGAATTCAATATGTCGTCCATGACGGATATTGTATTCTTACTACTCGTATTCTTTATTATTGCGTCTACAATGATTAGCCCTAATGGAGTAGATGTATTGCTCCCTAAAGGAAGTACGAGAACAACTAAAAAAAATCAGGTTTCGGTTTCGATTACCAAAGATTTAAAATATTACGTTGGACAACGTGAAGTAAAGTTTGAACAATTGGAACGTACTTTGCAATCGATGTTAGAAGGCGAAGAAAAACCAGGTTTTTTATTACGTCCTGAGGAAACTGTGGATGTACAATACGTAGTTTCTGTAATGGAAATTGCGAATCGAAATAAATATCAAATGGTACTGGCTACCAGAGGAAAATAATGATTGCATTACCAAAAGAAAGAGAAAAAAGAGAAGGGCTGATTGGGACAATACTGTTCCACGCTATTCTTATTGGTTTTTTTCTTTTCTATGGTTTGACTCATACTGTTCCAATCCCCGAACAGGGGTTAACAGTAAATTTTGGTACTTCGGAAGTAGGAAGTGGAGATAACCAGCCAGAAGTGGCACAAACAGAATCTGATCCACAACCGGATCCTGTGGAAGAAGTGGTCCCGCCAGTTGATGCACAACCTGCTGAAAGTACTCCTGACGTGGCAACGCAAGATGTTCAGGATGCAATAGAAGTTCCAAAGACAAAGACTCCGGAGGAAATTGAAGCAGAAAAGGCTGCTGAGGCTGAAGCCAAAAAGAAAGCAGAGCAAGAAGCTCAAAGGAAAAGAATGGAGGCCATTGCCAATAAACTAAACAATCCAAGTTCAAATGGAGGTGGTGATGGTCCGGATGATCAACCCGGGGATAAAGGACAAACTGATGGTGGTCCGGATGGAGCATATTCCGGAGGTGGTCAGGGAGATGGAAATTATTCATTAGGAGGTCGTGCCGCATTGACAAAGCCTAAACCTGTGTATAACTGTCAGGAAGAAGGTAAGGTAGTCGTAGATATCAAAGTTGATCGTAATGGCAAGGTAGTATATGCTTCAATTGGTAAGGGTACTACGAATACTGCAGAATGTTTAACGCAGAAAGCATTACAAGCAGCGTATAAAACAAAATGGCAACCAAAGGATGGGGCGCCAATCGAACAAAGAGGTAAGATTACTTACGACTTCCAAATTCACTAATGGATTATCAAGAGACAATTGCGTTTTTATTTTCGCAGCTGCCTATGTACCAACGCAAGGGAAAGGCTGCCTATAAAGCTGATCTTTCTAATACTATTGAACTATGTAAGCGCCTTGGAAACCCTGAAAGAGGGTTTAAATCCATCCATATAGCAGGAACAAATGGCAAGGGTTCAACATCGCATTTTGTAGCTTCTATGTTACAAGAGGCAGGGTATAAGGTTGGATTATATACGTCACCTCATCTATTAGACTTTAGAGAGCGAATTCGATTGAATGGGAAAATGATCCCGGAAGAATATGTTGTAGAGTTTGTTGAGAAAAGACAGGAATTACTAGAAGATATTCATCCCTCATTTTTTGAATGGACAGTTGCTTTGGCTTTTACTTATTTTTCTGATCAGGATGTAGATATTGCGGTGATTGAAACAGGATTGGGAGGGAGATTAGATTCTACGAATGTGATTCAACCTTTGGTATCGGTAATTACAAATATTGGATATGATCACATGCAATTCCTGGGAGATACGTTACCAAAAATTGCATGGGAAAAGGCTGGTATTATCAAACCAGAGGTTCCTGTGGTGATTGGAGAGACGCAAGAGGAAGTGAAAGATATTTTTGTTCAGAAGGCAAAGGAAGAAAATGCGCCAATACAGTTTGCAGATGAACAGTCCGAATTGATAGCTTCAACCCAATTGGTCAATTATCAAAAAAAGAATGCGCAAACAGCAGTTGTAGCAGTAAAAGAGTTGCGGGCATTTGGATTTGATGTAAGTAATAACCATATGGTAAAAGGTGTGGAACAAATGGCTCGAAATACTGGGTTAAGAGGTCGCTGGGAAATATTAGGACAGAATCCTTTAATTGTAGCCGATACAGCGCATAATAAAGAAGGGTTGATATATACCATGGAACAAGTCTCAAAAGAGGATTATCATCAATTGAGAATTGTATTTGGAATGGTGAATGACAAGAATGCGGAATCCATATTGGATCTATTGCCTAATGATGCCATATATTACTTATGTCAACCGGGTATTGAAAGAGCGATGCCGGTGGATGAGTTGAAAGATTTATTTTTAATTCAGAAAAAAAATATAAAAATTTTCGATTCGGTTTTAGATGCAAAAAACGCGGCTATTGCTGATTCTCAAGAAGATGACTTTGTGTACATCGGAGGGAGTACATTTGTAGTTGCGGATTCATTAAAAATAATTTGAAAAAAGTCTTGGTAGGTTAGAAACATGGAGTATATTTGCACTCCCAATCGGGAAACGAGTTGAGAAACTCACAAAGATTGGGCGATTAGCTCAGCTGGTTCAGAGCACCTCGTTTACACCGAGGGGGTCGGGGGTTCGAATCCCTCATCGCCCACAGAAGGAAAGCCTATCACGAAAGTGATAGGCTTTTTTTGTATCCAAATGTCCAAACGAAGTTTGAGAATTTGGATACAAAAAAAGGTGTAATTCTGCGTTAGCGGAATTGGCATTCCTTCTACAAATAAACTTGGCGAACAGAGGGAATGCGTAGCAATCCTATAGGTTGTTAAGGTGTTTTGTAAGAAATAGAGTTGGGCAAAGTAATAATGCGCGTTAGGGATAGAAGTGGTACCCCACAGTAAACCGAAGTGGTGCGAGGAGTAAAGCGGAAAGCCCGGCCGAAATGATTGAAAAGAATTGAGGTAACGCCCAAAACAAAAAAATATAAAGTCACAAAAAAGCCGCTAGAAACTCTAGCGGCTTTTTTATTTAATAAGCTTAAATGGGATGATTAGATGTCCATTCCATCTAAAATATCTTTAACACCACGAACAGCTACAGAAGACTCTTCTAAAAGCGCTTTTTCATCACTGTTTAGGTCTAATTCGATAATTTTCTCAATACCGTTTTTACCTAAAATTACAGGTACACCCAAGTAAATATCATTTTGATCATACTCACCGGTTAACCATGCACACACAGGGAAAACTCTTTTTTGATCTCTAACGATAGCTTCTACCATTTGTGCAGCAGCAGCACCAGGCGCATACCATGCAGAAGTTCCTAGTAATTTAACGATTTCACCACCACCAGTTTTTGTGCGATCAACAATAGCTTGTAGTTTATCATCATCAATTAATTCAGTTACAGGAATACCCCCTACAGTTGTATATCTTGGAAGTGGTACCATAGTATCACCATGACCACCCATTAATACAGCTTGAATATCTTTTGGAGAAACGTTTAATTCTAAAGCAAGGAAAGAGCGGTAACGTGCTGTATCTAAGATACCAGCCATACCAAATACTCTACTTGAATCAATACCAGCAGTTTTAAATGCTTGATAAGTCATTACATCTAATGGGTTAGACACAATGATGATAATTGCATCAGGAGAATGTTTAATCACTTGTTCAGTTACTGATTTTACAATTCCTGCGTTAGTTGCGATTAAGTCGTCACGACTCATCCCAGGTTTACGTGGCAGCCCTGAAGTAATAACAACAACTTCAGAACCTGCTGTAGCTTCGTAATCATTGGTTACACCAATGGTTCTTGAATCATACATGTTAATTGGAGAAGTCTCCCACATGTCTAAAGCTTTACCTTCGGCAACGCCATCTTTAATATCAAGAAGAATAATTTCATTAGCCACTTCATTGTGAGCTAATACATTGGCACAAGTAGCGCCTACGTTTCCGGCACCTACAACGGTTACTTTCATCTTAGTTTATTTGTATAAATGTATTATTAATTCGCTATTTTTAGCAGCTCCAAATGTAGCATTTTTGATAAATGCACGAAATGATGTGTGTTAACTTTTTAACATGTTATAAGTATATTTTTTTTATATACTATATTAAAAATTAGAGTTTAAAAAGCAGGAGCAGTAATAGGATTAAATCTATAATAATAATTTGCTGTGGTGACGTGGAAGTATCCGTAGATTAGTGAATTGGTTTTACCGTAAAATCGTCCATTAGTTTTGGCTCTTTGATAAACACCAGGATATTTTGTTAATACTGAAACTGGTCCCATAAGGTTTCCAAAATAGTCAAGACTCTGAGATACAATTGCAATATCAGCATTTCCATATGTCCAACTGCTGTTATTGTTTTGAGCCCATAAAATTTCAATTTGATTGTTACTTGAATAAGATACATCTTCTAGTTTACAAGCTCCACTTGTTATTGTTTGAGTTAAGGAAGAACCAGTGTTATCGGATGTTATTGAGATTATTTGATTTCCAGAAGATCCGGCTACATCAAATACAACTGTGCGATCAGTTCCTATAACATATAAAGGATTCCAAGTTGATGGAGAATTTGGAGTTAGAACTCCTAGATTCCCGGGACTACAGATTCTAACTTTTGGAATTGAAAAATTTGAAGAATATACCTGATTAAGACTTTGCGTAGTCAATGAACTACTATTAAAGCCGATAGAGTTTTCCCAAACTTGTGCTTGACCACTTGCAGTAGCTACAGAAAAAGCCAAAATGATTTGACCATTGCTTGTTTGAGAGTGTGTGCAAGTATGATCAAAAGAGTTAATAGCATCTCCAGGGTTTAAAGATGTAAGTTGCGAAATTGGAGGATTAGCCTGCTGGTTTATGGGTGTATTCCAGTTAATTAAAAAACCATAGATATTATTATTCGAGACATATGTTAAGACAGCATATAAATCTCCAAATGTTTCAAGGCTTATTTTTTCCGGAACCATATTTAGATTAATACCGGCTATGGTGACAGCCGCTTGTGTACTAGAATATGAAAATCCACTGGGAACTCTGTGTTCTAAAATCAATTGCCCATTCTCTACAATAGCAATCAAAGCATTACCTGTTTTTGGGTTAATCACTATATCCGAGCTAGAAGCATTATAATTAAGCACTTCAGAGGAGTTTAGTAATGGTGAGGAAGAAAGATTTGTTGTGCTGCCCCAATAGTATTCTAATGGACCAGAAGCTAAATTTTTCAGAATATTGGCTACATAATGAGCGGTTCCTGAGTTGTAAATTTCAGCACAATAGACATTTGAATGGCTAATATCTTGTGAGCCAGCTACACTTGGGTTTGTAGAAGGAAGAGTTATTTGAGAAATACTTTTAACGGAAAGAATCACCAGAAGAAAAAAAATAGATGTAAGGTGTTTTAAGTAATATTGATTTTTCATATTGGTTATATTTAAATATATTAGAATTAGACTCAAAGGTAGATGTTTTTTTTCAATATTATTGTGATACTAAATCAAAATGGTTACTTTGCTGAAAAGCATAGACATCTATTTTAAACTTATTACGTCTGGCATAGGAGAAACAGTTTTGGAACGGAAAATGAATTTTAAAGGAAAAGAATATTACATCTTATTATTTGCTCTTTGCAGCTCGTTTATTGTATTTGCACAATCTAATGGAATAGATAAGAGAATTGTAGATATGTATGGGCCTACAATGGTAGCACAGATGGAAACTGAACAACCTCAAACATTAGCATACTTAAATTATTATATTCAGTATGGATATAAGATTATAACAGATTTACCTCAAGAAAAAGTATCTAATTTTCCTGATATAAGTTCTTTGAAATTTAAGCAATCTCAAAAAACTGTTACTATAGAAGACATTGAAAACTTGAACATACTAATGCTGGATATTATTCGTGAGCATGACCAGTTTTTAACCTATCGAATTGGAGATACAGGTAAAGTAATAGTGTTTATTGCACCAGACCAAGTGTTGAGTGGATATTTGCTAACTCAAGAAAACAAATAAGATGAAGAAGTATTTGGTTGTTATATTGAGTTTGATTGTTTCGCTTGCTGGTTATTCGCAAACTATTCTAATGAATACTGGAACGTATAATACATGTTCTACCCAATTTGAATCGAGCACCGGATTTGGTTCTGGTGGTCCAGGAACTCCCGGGTATACAAATAATGAAAACTATACATTGACCTTTTGTCCGTCAATAGCGGGAAATATCATTTCAGTAAACTTTGCCTCATTTGTAATGGGACCGGGTGATGTTCTTACCGTGTATAATGGAAGCTCAACAGCAGCGCCTCTATTAGGCGTGTATGATGCTACAAATCCTGTTTTTGGAACGATTTCGGCAATATCAAGTACAAACCCAGGAGGATGTTTGACCTTTCATTTTATTTCTGATACAGCGGGTATTGGAAATGGGTGGACTGCTTCGGTTTCGTGTAGTATTCCATGTCAACAATATACAATAGAAACTGTTTCAATTGATCCTGATACTTCTATTGGTGGATTTATTGATATATGTGATCTAGATACTGCGGAGATTACTGTTGCTGGAATTTATCCAAATAACAATTTGAATTACAATCAAAATGATTCAAATGTGAATTTCTATTGGTATTATGATTCGACTTTAATTGATTCAGGAACTACCTTGAACTTCCCTCCAGATAGTGCAGGTGCTTTTAGGGTCTCCGTTTTTGCAATCGATAGTTTAGGATGTGAAGCGGAGTATAATTTGAACTATTGGTTAAGAGTTTCTACAGAACC
This genomic interval from bacterium SCSIO 12643 contains the following:
- a CDS encoding UDP-N-acetylmuramoyl-tripeptide--D-alanyl-D-alanine ligase; its protein translation is MIEALYSVYLECKVVNTDTRSIEQGSMFFALKGANFDGNKFADQAIQSGARYAVIDNSDYHIEGKTILVDDVLNALQELAKYHRKQLNIPVIAVTGSNGKTTTKELLNAVLSKKYNVAFTKGNLNNHIGVPLTLLSIDSKHEMALIEMGDNHPKEVEFLCEIASPDYGFVTNVGKDHLEGFGSFERNIEAKKEVFDYLNQNAGTIFLDLSDELVVSMVEQEERVITYGVSQAYSSVDFLGSDPLLRFKDELGQEIETNLFGAFNFNNIKLAYCIGKYFEVKLENISEALKDYQPDNNRSQVLKTDKNTLIMDAYNANPSSVEQAVNSFSEMQTQQAKWVILGDMYELGSFSEEEHENMSKLVAEKSFEEALLVGENYAKTRVNSDVKKFENKEDAEVYIKKIAPEGAIILLKGSRGMRLETFKEVL
- a CDS encoding SUMF1/EgtB/PvdO family nonheme iron enzyme gives rise to the protein MKKTILALTAVSLIMASCNYEQSAVTGWDYDNKENGDFQKAPFVEQETGPNLVLIEGGTFTMGRVTDDVMRNWENTPRRVSVSSFYIDETEVRNLDWLEYMYWVKRIYQDDYPEVYEASLPDTLVWRDKLAYNEPYVDYYLRHPATRDYPVVGVSWKQATEFCAWRTDRVNEQIMIREGFYNHNPNQVSDDNFNTDAYLYGQYEGDKNTDGVDWDGPNSPGYRNVKMEDGILLPKYRLPTEAEWEFAAYGLIGNSFGENVLEGRQWPWNGHAMRNPEDAYMGAMLANYKRGRGDNMGLAGALNDNADITAPVYQYWPNDYGLYNMAGNVNEWVMDVYRAATSEDESDFRSFRGNVYKKIARDEDGYVAEKDSLGRMIYVDVEAADAKDRRNYRRADNINYLDGDFESQYNESVWKDAEVEGTETNGMYEYGVTSLVTDHSRVYKGGSWKDRAYWLHPGTRRFLNEELSTDHIGFRCAMDRLGSPTGLGSR
- a CDS encoding acyl-CoA dehydrogenase, whose translation is MDFQLTEEQIAVRDAARDFAQNVVAKTVLERDESQKFGAEEIRQLGELGFMGMMVDPKYGGSGMDTVSYVLAMEEISKVDASISVAMSVNNSLVCWGLEKYGTEEQKMKYLVPLASGQKIGAFCLSEPEAGSDATSQRTMAVRDGDHYILNGTKNWITNGGSASTYIVIAQTNPELGHKGISAFIVEKDMEGFVVGAKENKMGIRSSDTHTLLFNDCKVPVENRIGDEGFGFKFAMMILEGGRIGIASQALGIASGAYELSVEYAKTRTAFGKPIADHQAIGFKLADMATEIEAARLLCLQAAWLKDQHLPITKAGAMAKEFASRVAMQVTVEAVQVHGGYGYVKEYHVERMMRDAKITQIYEGTSEIQKIVISRSVLKE
- the nhaD gene encoding sodium:proton antiporter NhaD, with translation MYTLMIVVFVIGYLLIALEHNIHIDKGASALLTGVLVWTILIFGADSIWGIDYGWSVAELYSHSEGFLKGFTEYLIADKDAIMASGEDVHMITNHFIGHELSHHVIDIAEILFFLLGAMTIVEVIDAHDGFAVITDRIKTANKVKLIWVLSMITFFFSAALDNLTTAIVMSALLKKLIKDKNDLWLFAGMIIVAANAGGAWSPIGDVTTIMLWIGGNITAGHIVTGIFIPSMIALIVPLVILTFTLKGEVARPERLDGDDVRITTDGERNLVFTLGVGSLLFVPVYKTITHMPPFMGVLLGLGLMWTVTEIIHKRKNIQAKSKLSVSGVIRKVDTPSVMFFLGILLAVGALSSAGQLLDLASWLEVSMEGNIYAINVIIGLLSSIVDNVPLVAGAMGMYEVGPFEPGLAYPVNHPFWEFLAYCAGTGGSALIIGSAAGVAVMGILKIDFMWYLKRISLLALSGYLAGALFYYLENTFL
- a CDS encoding anhydro-N-acetylmuramic acid kinase, translated to MKYSVIGLMSGTSMDGLDLAWCEFEYQNGKWGFDLKKAITLGYDEYWENKLRNARELTDVELNNLDLEYGEWLAHVVQTFIRKNDIKQVDFIASHGHTIHHRPEEGITVQIGNGEIMSEELNAKVVYDFRIQDVLLGGQGAPLVPIGDQMIFYEYESCLNLGGFANISFEWEGQRVAFDICPVNIVMNHFARKLGKKYDKGGELAQKGKLLPEVLSQLNDLEYYDTGIPKSLGIEWVEKFVSPILTSHYRVEDVLRTFVEHIVIQIDKVLRRYNVKNLMITGGGAFNSYLIQKLKEKSSAKITVPEDQIVDFKEALIFAFLGVLKVRGEVNVLKSVTGASQDHSSGKIAG